In a single window of the Microbacterium sp. SL75 genome:
- a CDS encoding glycoside hydrolase family 15 protein: MTTPIEDYAVLSNCRSAALVSSAGSVDWLCLPRYDSGSMFGALLGDESHGAWTLRPADPEARATRRYDGDTFVLVTRWETSTGIADVYDAMPVDEGVEALIRRVVGVSGEVDFVSEVRLRFDYARAVPWVRQIGGGDEHVILAAAGPDSVTIRGPRLIAVDTAHRGRWTTEPGRSVDSVLAWGPSWQEPPVAFNVEAALERTREWWAAWADRVQAAGTHAALVTRSLMVLRALTHSETGGIVAAATTSLPEAFGGSRNWDYRYVWLRDAALTLSAYIDHGYLDAAHRWRDWLLRAIAGDPSDVQIMYGIAGERDLPEREIPSLPGYGGAAPVRIGNGAVDQYQADVIGEVMVALEAARNAGVEETTFSWSLQRALLDQLATEVDRPDLGIWEMRGEPHFFTHSRAMVWAAFDRGIRAVEEGGRDGDVTTWRTLRDRVRADIDARGVHAGGWFTQHFDTDEVDASLLVLPQVGFCAYDDPRMLATVARMEQTLMPDGWLLRYRATGVDGLTGDEHPFLACSFWLVGQYAHSGRRDEAVALMHRLTAVANDLGLLSEEYDPTTGRQAGNTPQALSHLALVGAADALDATAPHREA; encoded by the coding sequence GTGACGACTCCGATCGAGGACTACGCGGTCCTCAGCAACTGCCGGTCCGCCGCTCTCGTCTCCTCCGCGGGGAGCGTCGACTGGTTGTGCCTGCCGCGGTACGACAGCGGGTCGATGTTCGGCGCCCTTCTCGGCGATGAGTCCCACGGTGCCTGGACGCTGCGTCCCGCCGACCCCGAGGCGCGGGCGACCCGGCGGTACGACGGCGACACCTTCGTGCTCGTCACGCGGTGGGAGACCTCGACCGGTATCGCCGACGTCTACGACGCCATGCCCGTCGACGAAGGCGTGGAGGCCCTCATCCGCCGCGTGGTCGGGGTCTCGGGCGAGGTCGATTTCGTCAGCGAGGTGCGTCTGCGCTTCGACTACGCCCGTGCGGTGCCGTGGGTGCGTCAGATCGGCGGCGGCGACGAGCACGTCATCCTCGCCGCGGCCGGCCCCGATTCGGTGACGATCCGCGGACCCCGCCTCATCGCCGTCGACACCGCCCACCGCGGCCGTTGGACGACGGAGCCGGGCCGAAGCGTCGACTCCGTCCTCGCCTGGGGCCCGTCGTGGCAGGAGCCGCCCGTCGCCTTCAACGTCGAGGCGGCGCTCGAGCGCACCCGCGAATGGTGGGCCGCGTGGGCCGACCGCGTGCAGGCCGCCGGTACCCACGCGGCGCTGGTCACGCGCTCGCTCATGGTGCTGCGCGCCCTCACGCACTCCGAGACGGGCGGAATCGTGGCGGCGGCGACGACTTCTCTCCCCGAGGCCTTCGGCGGTTCCCGCAACTGGGACTACCGCTACGTCTGGCTCCGCGACGCCGCTCTCACCCTCAGCGCCTACATCGACCACGGCTACCTCGATGCCGCGCACCGCTGGCGCGACTGGCTGCTGCGCGCGATCGCGGGCGACCCGTCCGACGTGCAGATCATGTACGGGATCGCGGGGGAGCGCGACCTGCCCGAGCGCGAGATCCCCAGTCTTCCCGGCTACGGCGGCGCGGCCCCCGTGCGCATCGGCAACGGCGCGGTCGACCAGTACCAGGCCGACGTCATCGGCGAGGTAATGGTCGCGCTCGAAGCTGCGCGCAACGCCGGCGTCGAAGAGACGACGTTCTCGTGGTCGCTGCAGCGGGCGCTCCTCGACCAGCTGGCGACCGAGGTCGACCGCCCCGACCTCGGGATCTGGGAGATGCGCGGCGAACCCCACTTCTTCACGCACTCGCGGGCGATGGTGTGGGCGGCGTTCGACCGTGGCATCCGGGCCGTCGAAGAGGGCGGGCGCGACGGCGACGTCACCACGTGGCGTACCCTGCGCGATCGTGTTCGGGCCGACATCGACGCCCGCGGTGTGCACGCGGGCGGTTGGTTCACGCAGCACTTCGACACCGACGAGGTCGATGCCTCGCTTCTCGTGCTGCCGCAGGTGGGTTTCTGCGCCTACGACGATCCGCGCATGCTCGCCACCGTCGCGCGCATGGAACAGACCCTCATGCCCGACGGATGGCTGCTGCGTTACCGCGCCACGGGCGTGGACGGCCTGACCGGCGACGAGCATCCCTTCCTCGCCTGCTCGTTCTGGCTGGTGGGGCAGTACGCCCACAGCGGCCGCCGCGACGAGGCCGTCGCGCTCATGCACCGGCTGACGGCCGTCGCCAACGATCTCGGCCTGTTGTCCGAGGAGTACGACCCCACGACCGGTCGTCAGGCCGGGAACACCCCGCAGGCGCTCTCGCATCTCGCCCTGGTGGGGGCGGCCGACGCCCTCGACGCCACGGCGCCCCACCGAGAGGCCTGA
- a CDS encoding ABC transporter ATP-binding protein has product MLHLDGITKSYGGRRVLDGVGFDVAPGRLTGFVGGNGAGKTTTMRIALGVLGKDAGTVELNGAPVTASDRRRFGYMPEERGLYPKMKVAEHIAYLARLHGFGKTEATSKATALLERLGLGERLGDLIETLSLGNQQRAQIAASLVHEPEVLILDEPFSGLDPLAVDVVAGVLQQKAAEGAAVLFSSHQLDVVERLCDDLVIIADGTIRAAGSREGLRAEHATHRYELVSRGDTGWLRDEPGVRVIDFDGGYALFDADDDLVAQRVLREAVGRGDVASFSPQQPTLAEIFKEVIQ; this is encoded by the coding sequence GTGCTCCATCTGGACGGCATCACCAAGAGCTACGGCGGACGCCGCGTGCTCGACGGGGTGGGCTTCGACGTCGCCCCCGGGCGCCTCACGGGTTTCGTCGGCGGCAACGGCGCGGGAAAGACCACGACGATGCGCATCGCTCTGGGCGTGCTCGGCAAGGACGCCGGCACCGTCGAGCTGAACGGCGCCCCGGTCACCGCCTCCGACCGCCGTCGCTTCGGGTACATGCCCGAGGAGCGCGGGCTGTACCCCAAGATGAAGGTGGCCGAGCACATCGCCTACCTCGCGAGGCTCCACGGCTTCGGCAAGACCGAGGCGACCTCCAAAGCCACGGCCCTGCTCGAGCGCCTCGGACTCGGTGAGCGCCTGGGCGACCTCATCGAAACGCTCTCGCTGGGCAACCAGCAGCGCGCACAGATCGCGGCCTCGCTCGTTCACGAGCCCGAGGTGCTGATCCTCGACGAGCCCTTCTCGGGTCTCGATCCGCTGGCGGTCGACGTGGTCGCCGGCGTCCTGCAGCAGAAGGCCGCCGAGGGCGCGGCCGTGCTGTTCTCCTCCCACCAGCTCGACGTGGTCGAGCGTCTCTGCGACGACCTCGTCATCATCGCCGACGGCACGATCCGAGCGGCGGGAAGCCGCGAGGGCCTCCGCGCCGAGCACGCGACCCACCGGTACGAGCTGGTCTCGCGCGGTGACACCGGGTGGCTGCGCGACGAGCCCGGCGTGCGCGTGATCGATTTCGACGGCGGCTACGCCCTCTTCGACGCCGACGACGACCTCGTCGCCCAGCGGGTTCTGCGCGAAGCCGTAGGACGCGGCGACGTCGCCAGCTTCTCCCCCCAGCAGCCCACCCTGGCCGAGATCTTCAAGGAGGTCATCCAGTGA
- a CDS encoding NADPH-dependent FMN reductase, whose amino-acid sequence MTDYTIGYIVGSISSTSINRRLAKALEKVAPEGVTLKEIPIKDLPFYSPDYDGNFPEVATEFKKAIEDADGVFIVTPEYSRSIPGVLKNALDWSARPYGEASFNDKPTAVIGTSQGGIATAAGQQHLRAVLLHYNALVLGQPEGYIQSTPGLFEEDGTVTDEGTAAFLRSIIEALVTLVERTAPAEVSSV is encoded by the coding sequence GTGACCGACTACACGATCGGCTACATCGTCGGCAGCATCTCCAGCACCTCGATCAACCGCCGTCTGGCGAAGGCACTCGAGAAGGTCGCCCCCGAGGGCGTGACGCTGAAGGAGATCCCGATCAAGGATCTGCCGTTCTACTCGCCCGACTACGACGGGAACTTCCCCGAGGTCGCGACGGAGTTCAAGAAGGCGATCGAAGACGCGGACGGCGTGTTCATCGTCACCCCCGAGTACAGCCGCTCGATCCCGGGTGTGCTCAAGAACGCGCTCGACTGGTCGGCGCGCCCCTACGGCGAGGCGTCGTTCAACGACAAGCCCACCGCCGTCATCGGCACCTCGCAGGGCGGTATCGCCACCGCCGCCGGTCAGCAGCACCTGCGCGCGGTGCTCCTGCACTACAACGCCCTGGTCCTCGGCCAGCCCGAGGGGTACATCCAGTCGACCCCCGGCCTGTTCGAAGAGGACGGCACCGTCACCGACGAGGGGACCGCCGCGTTCCTCCGCTCGATCATCGAGGCGCTGGTGACGCTGGTCGAGCGCACCGCTCCCGCCGAGGTCTCCTCGGTCTGA
- a CDS encoding ABC transporter permease: protein MTTAQAPARKTAPHRAPGEVQSIWLVAEREIGSKLRSKAFVISTAILIVAALASVLWGGFTASNASGSGIPVAVTSQTQGDVSGLDGLEVTVADSDDAARALVADGTVDAALISDSSDSAFDFTVVVKDSVPSTLLQMLSDTPPVDRLEPGSTAADVLRYFIALAFGLVFLIAATTFGGTIAQSVVEEKQTRVVEILISAIPVRALLAGKVLGNTILAMAQIVLLAAVAVVGLAVTGQAGVLDALGAPIAWFAIFFLFGFVLLAALFAAAAAMVSRQEDIGATTTPITMLIMAPYFLVIFFNDNPVVLTIMSYVPFSAPVGMPLRMYLGDAQWWEPVLSLLVLLASCVLAIGVAARIYRNSLLRMGARVKLGEALRG, encoded by the coding sequence GTGACCACCGCGCAGGCACCGGCACGAAAGACCGCACCGCACCGCGCGCCCGGCGAGGTGCAGAGCATCTGGCTGGTCGCCGAGCGGGAGATCGGCTCGAAGCTGCGCAGCAAGGCATTCGTCATCTCCACCGCGATCCTCATCGTCGCCGCCCTGGCGTCGGTGCTCTGGGGCGGTTTCACCGCTTCGAACGCCAGCGGCAGCGGCATCCCCGTCGCCGTCACCTCGCAGACGCAGGGCGATGTGTCGGGCCTCGACGGACTCGAGGTGACGGTTGCCGACAGCGACGACGCCGCTCGCGCTCTCGTGGCGGACGGGACGGTGGATGCCGCCCTGATCTCGGACTCGTCGGACTCGGCGTTCGACTTCACCGTCGTGGTGAAGGACAGCGTCCCCTCGACCCTGTTGCAGATGCTGAGCGACACCCCGCCGGTCGACCGGCTCGAGCCCGGCTCGACCGCCGCCGACGTGCTGCGGTACTTCATCGCGCTGGCCTTCGGCCTCGTCTTCCTCATCGCCGCGACGACCTTCGGGGGCACCATCGCGCAGAGCGTCGTCGAAGAGAAGCAGACGCGCGTGGTCGAGATCCTCATCTCGGCGATTCCGGTGCGGGCGCTCCTGGCGGGCAAGGTGCTCGGCAACACGATCCTCGCGATGGCGCAGATCGTGCTGCTCGCCGCCGTCGCGGTCGTGGGACTCGCCGTCACCGGCCAAGCGGGGGTGCTCGACGCCCTCGGCGCCCCGATCGCGTGGTTCGCGATCTTCTTCCTCTTCGGCTTCGTGCTGCTGGCGGCGCTGTTCGCCGCGGCCGCCGCGATGGTCTCGCGGCAGGAGGACATCGGAGCGACGACCACCCCGATCACGATGCTGATCATGGCGCCGTACTTCCTGGTGATCTTCTTCAACGACAACCCCGTCGTGTTGACGATCATGTCGTACGTGCCGTTCTCGGCTCCGGTGGGGATGCCGCTGCGCATGTACCTCGGCGACGCGCAGTGGTGGGAACCCGTGCTCTCGCTCCTCGTTCTGCTCGCCTCGTGCGTGCTCGCGATCGGCGTCGCCGCCCGCATCTACCGCAACTCGCTGCTGCGCATGGGGGCGCGCGTCAAGCTCGGCGAGGCTCTGCGGGGCTGA
- a CDS encoding VOC family protein, translating into MFHADGAYSGFAVDDLEAAHRFYADTLGLRVEVLEGSGFLTLHLGSGGRVLVYGKPHHQPASFTVLNFPVADVEAAVDDLRSRGVDTKIYDDADFPADSRGIMREGGPLIAWFRDPAGNVLAVLDE; encoded by the coding sequence ATGTTCCACGCCGATGGCGCCTACTCCGGGTTCGCGGTCGACGACCTCGAGGCGGCGCACCGTTTCTATGCCGACACCCTCGGACTCCGCGTCGAGGTGCTCGAGGGATCGGGCTTTCTCACGCTGCATCTCGGTTCCGGGGGACGCGTGCTCGTCTACGGCAAGCCCCACCACCAGCCGGCCTCGTTCACGGTGTTGAACTTCCCCGTGGCCGACGTCGAGGCGGCTGTCGACGACCTGCGCTCCCGCGGCGTCGACACGAAGATCTACGACGACGCCGACTTTCCCGCCGACTCCCGCGGCATCATGCGCGAGGGCGGTCCGCTGATCGCGTGGTTCCGTGACCCGGCGGGCAACGTCCTCGCCGTCCTCGACGAATGA
- a CDS encoding sensor histidine kinase — MPRITRAQQRNDIVLAIVLLLGGLLSAVLSSVSGLYGDQQASLALAVGYVFVLAAPIALRRRWPSVVAVIVSFAYFLAVTLRIPEIYAGNIAMFIALYTVGAWETSRRRATIVRVAIIVGMFAWLFVVMFQDATQPVEGITGGAFSRAGAFSPFVAYQLLMIGINALFFGGAYYFGDRSHQQMRERAALEERTAELETEREVTAAQAVALDRVRIARELHDVVAHHVSLMGVQAGVARSLLTRDPDAARETLASVESSARASLHELRQLLETLRTPDGDAAPQTAPTTHGLTSIQALVDDATAAGLPSTFTVVGDPACDPPPLVQVNLYRIAQEALTNARRHAGPDASADVRLRFETDAVELEISNTGRRGSSTPGLGQLGMRERAAVSGGTIEIGPRSRGGYLVRVRVPLTPAGVAHV, encoded by the coding sequence ATGCCACGGATCACGCGCGCGCAACAGCGGAACGACATCGTGCTCGCGATCGTGCTGCTGCTCGGCGGGTTGCTCAGCGCGGTGTTGTCGTCGGTGTCGGGCCTCTACGGCGACCAGCAGGCCTCGCTCGCCCTCGCGGTGGGCTACGTGTTCGTGCTCGCCGCCCCCATCGCGTTGCGTCGGCGCTGGCCGTCGGTGGTGGCCGTGATCGTGTCGTTCGCGTACTTCCTCGCCGTGACCCTGCGCATCCCCGAGATCTACGCCGGGAACATCGCCATGTTCATCGCGCTGTACACGGTCGGCGCGTGGGAGACGAGCCGCCGCCGCGCGACGATCGTGCGCGTCGCCATCATCGTGGGGATGTTCGCCTGGTTGTTCGTGGTGATGTTCCAAGACGCCACGCAACCGGTGGAGGGGATCACCGGAGGCGCGTTCTCGCGCGCCGGCGCCTTCTCGCCGTTCGTCGCCTACCAACTGCTGATGATCGGGATCAACGCCCTCTTCTTCGGGGGTGCCTATTACTTCGGCGACCGTTCGCACCAGCAGATGCGAGAGCGCGCGGCCCTCGAGGAACGCACCGCCGAGCTCGAGACCGAGCGCGAGGTGACCGCGGCACAGGCCGTCGCCCTCGACCGCGTTCGTATCGCGCGCGAACTGCACGACGTCGTCGCCCACCACGTCTCGCTCATGGGGGTCCAGGCGGGGGTCGCCCGGTCGCTCCTGACGCGTGACCCCGACGCCGCTCGCGAAACCCTGGCGAGCGTCGAGAGTTCCGCGCGTGCCTCGCTGCACGAGCTGCGCCAGCTTCTCGAGACCCTGCGCACGCCCGACGGCGACGCCGCCCCCCAGACCGCGCCCACCACCCACGGGCTGACTTCGATCCAGGCCCTCGTCGACGACGCCACCGCCGCGGGGCTCCCTTCGACCTTTACCGTCGTCGGCGATCCCGCGTGCGATCCCCCTCCCCTCGTGCAGGTGAACCTGTACCGCATCGCGCAGGAGGCGCTGACGAACGCGCGCCGCCACGCGGGGCCGGATGCCAGCGCGGACGTGCGCCTGAGGTTCGAGACGGATGCCGTCGAGCTCGAGATCTCGAACACGGGACGCCGCGGTTCGTCGACGCCGGGGCTCGGGCAGCTCGGCATGCGCGAGCGCGCGGCCGTCTCGGGCGGGACGATCGAGATCGGGCCGCGCTCGCGCGGCGGCTACCTCGTGCGCGTGCGCGTGCCCCTCACGCCGGCGGGGGTGGCACATGTCTGA
- a CDS encoding nitroreductase family protein: MSLTLDRTAPTDAPILDVLAERWSTRVFDPETPIDESALRSALEAARWAPSGMNFQPWRFIVARRGTAAHERVVAALMGFNQAWAPAAGALLVVLAETETEDGEARTWALYDSGQAAAHFTVQAHAEGLATHQMGGFVADDLRAAFDIDARFTPVTVIAVGALGDVDAAEEGLRQRELAPRQRRTVEESLLVDD; this comes from the coding sequence ATGTCTCTCACCCTCGACCGCACCGCCCCCACCGACGCCCCCATCCTCGACGTCCTCGCCGAGCGCTGGAGCACCCGCGTCTTCGACCCCGAGACGCCGATCGACGAGTCGGCCCTGCGGTCCGCCCTCGAGGCCGCCCGCTGGGCTCCCTCGGGTATGAACTTCCAGCCGTGGCGCTTCATCGTGGCGCGCCGGGGCACCGCCGCGCACGAGCGCGTCGTCGCCGCGTTGATGGGCTTCAACCAGGCCTGGGCTCCCGCGGCCGGCGCTCTTCTCGTCGTGCTCGCCGAGACCGAGACAGAAGACGGCGAGGCTCGTACCTGGGCTCTGTACGACAGCGGACAGGCCGCCGCCCACTTCACCGTGCAGGCGCACGCCGAGGGCCTCGCCACCCACCAGATGGGCGGCTTCGTCGCCGACGACCTGCGCGCGGCGTTCGACATCGACGCCCGCTTCACCCCCGTCACCGTGATCGCGGTGGGCGCCCTGGGCGACGTCGACGCCGCCGAAGAGGGCCTGCGTCAGCGCGAGCTCGCGCCGCGCCAGCGTCGCACGGTCGAGGAGTCGCTGCTCGTCGACGACTGA
- a CDS encoding exodeoxyribonuclease III, with protein sequence MRLATWNVNSIRARVTRTVEFCVREHIDVLAMQEIKCKTEQFPYAAFEEAGYHVAAHGMNQWNGVAIASREPLEDVEIGFPGMPGFEKGKEGPDLPQEARAIGATVNGVRVWSLYVPNGRGLDDPHFTYKLDWLDKLRQYTADTLAADPDLPLALTGDFNIAPTDDDNGDPTIVQGASTHVSPVERAAFAAFETAGLTDVVRPLIPTGYTYWDYKQLRFPRNEGLRIDFILGSRAFADAVHGAEIHRNERKGEVPSDHVPVVADLELSHADDDDDLPMIFG encoded by the coding sequence ATGCGCCTGGCCACCTGGAACGTCAACTCCATCCGCGCCCGCGTCACCCGCACCGTCGAGTTCTGCGTGCGCGAGCACATCGACGTGCTGGCGATGCAGGAGATCAAGTGCAAGACGGAGCAGTTCCCGTACGCCGCCTTCGAGGAGGCCGGTTACCACGTCGCAGCGCACGGAATGAACCAGTGGAATGGCGTCGCGATCGCGAGCCGTGAGCCGCTCGAGGACGTCGAGATCGGCTTCCCCGGCATGCCCGGGTTCGAGAAGGGCAAAGAGGGGCCCGACCTCCCGCAGGAGGCCCGCGCGATCGGCGCCACCGTCAACGGCGTCCGCGTGTGGAGCCTGTACGTGCCCAACGGTCGCGGGCTCGACGACCCGCACTTCACCTACAAGCTCGACTGGCTCGACAAGCTGCGGCAGTACACGGCCGACACCCTCGCGGCCGACCCCGACCTGCCTCTCGCGCTGACCGGTGACTTCAACATCGCCCCGACCGACGACGACAACGGCGACCCGACGATCGTGCAGGGTGCGAGCACGCACGTCTCGCCGGTCGAGCGGGCGGCCTTCGCCGCGTTCGAGACGGCGGGGCTCACCGACGTGGTGCGACCGCTCATCCCCACCGGCTATACCTACTGGGACTACAAGCAGCTGCGCTTCCCGCGCAACGAGGGTCTGCGCATCGACTTCATCCTCGGCTCGCGCGCCTTCGCCGACGCCGTCCACGGCGCCGAGATCCATCGCAACGAACGCAAGGGCGAGGTCCCCAGCGACCACGTCCCCGTCGTCGCCGACCTCGAGCTGTCGCACGCCGACGACGATGACGACCTGCCGATGATCTTCGGCTGA
- a CDS encoding glucose-6-phosphate dehydrogenase, which produces MAADTTLIILGASGDLTSRLLLPALGQLLSREPNRSVRLHGAGMEDWTDEHWREVVEKAFQTMDADDAFASVSETTYSRADITTAADLQKLLDDAEGRPALYFAVPPAVTEKACLALSDVTIPEGTILALEKPFGTDEASARTLNTQLATLVPEDQVFRIDHFLGRSTVLNLLGTRFANRIVESVWSADDIASIRIDFPEALGLEGRAGYYDAAGALVDMIQSHLLQVMAFVTMEPPASLDQLDLRDATSAVLRATHVKDDDPVANSRRARYTAGDVGDRHFSSYVDEPGVDASRDTETLAEMTVEVRTARWQGVPILLRSGKALGAGDPAVTVTFKPVRHLPDGFIGESEPSQMVFSLGPDTISLGLNINGADDPLDLERVNLSAHLGEGALKAYGEVLSGILDGDAMLAVRGDAAEQCWRIVQPVIDAWRKGEVPLDEYPAGTAGPASWNA; this is translated from the coding sequence ATGGCTGCGGACACCACCCTGATCATCCTGGGCGCTTCGGGCGACCTCACTTCGCGACTGCTGCTCCCGGCCCTCGGCCAGTTGCTCTCGCGCGAGCCGAACCGGTCCGTGCGTCTGCACGGGGCGGGCATGGAGGACTGGACCGACGAGCACTGGCGCGAGGTGGTCGAGAAGGCTTTCCAGACGATGGATGCCGACGACGCCTTCGCCTCCGTCTCGGAGACGACCTATTCTCGAGCCGACATCACGACGGCCGCCGATCTGCAGAAGCTGCTCGACGACGCCGAGGGCCGACCGGCCCTGTACTTCGCGGTGCCCCCGGCGGTCACCGAGAAGGCGTGCCTCGCGCTCAGCGACGTGACGATCCCCGAGGGAACGATCCTCGCCCTCGAGAAGCCGTTCGGCACCGACGAGGCGAGCGCCCGCACGCTGAACACGCAGCTGGCGACCCTGGTGCCCGAAGACCAGGTGTTCCGCATCGACCACTTCCTGGGCCGCTCCACCGTGCTGAACCTGCTGGGCACGCGATTCGCGAATCGCATCGTCGAGAGCGTCTGGTCGGCCGACGACATCGCCTCGATCCGCATCGACTTCCCCGAAGCCCTGGGCCTCGAGGGCCGCGCCGGCTACTACGACGCGGCCGGTGCCCTGGTCGACATGATCCAGAGCCACCTCCTGCAGGTCATGGCCTTCGTCACGATGGAGCCCCCGGCATCCCTGGATCAACTCGATCTGCGCGATGCGACTTCGGCGGTGCTGCGCGCGACCCACGTGAAAGACGACGACCCGGTCGCGAACTCGCGCCGCGCACGCTACACCGCGGGCGACGTGGGCGACCGCCACTTCTCGTCGTACGTCGACGAGCCCGGGGTCGATGCCTCGCGCGACACCGAGACGCTCGCCGAGATGACCGTCGAGGTGCGCACGGCCCGCTGGCAGGGCGTTCCGATCCTGCTGCGCTCGGGCAAGGCACTCGGTGCGGGAGACCCGGCCGTCACCGTGACGTTCAAGCCCGTCCGGCATCTTCCCGACGGGTTCATCGGCGAGAGCGAGCCCTCCCAGATGGTGTTCTCGCTCGGGCCCGACACGATCAGCCTGGGCCTGAACATCAACGGCGCCGACGACCCTCTCGACCTCGAGCGCGTTAACCTCTCCGCCCACCTCGGCGAGGGCGCCCTCAAGGCCTACGGCGAAGTCCTCTCCGGCATCCTCGATGGGGACGCCATGCTCGCCGTCCGCGGCGATGCGGCCGAGCAGTGCTGGCGCATCGTTCAGCCGGTCATCGACGCGTGGCGCAAGGGCGAGGTCCCGCTCGACGAGTACCCGGCGGGTACCGCCGGTCCCGCGTCGTGGAACGCCTGA
- the pyrE gene encoding orotate phosphoribosyltransferase gives MTTASTPELEADRQALIGLIKDEAVFHGDFTLSSGKKATYYVDMRKLTLDHRAAPAIGRLVLDLVKDLDGVVAVGGLTLGADPIANAVMHESVHAGTPLDAFVVRKEPKDHGRGRQIEGADVEGKRVVVVEDTSTTGQSALKAVEALRRAGAEVVAVAVIVDRKTGAQAAIEAEGLQWLGSIDLDDLGLAPQ, from the coding sequence GTGACCACCGCCTCCACGCCCGAGCTCGAAGCCGACCGTCAGGCCCTCATCGGCCTCATCAAGGACGAGGCGGTGTTCCACGGCGACTTCACCCTCTCGAGCGGCAAGAAGGCGACGTACTACGTCGACATGCGCAAGCTCACCCTCGACCACCGCGCCGCCCCCGCGATCGGCCGTCTGGTGCTGGACCTCGTGAAGGACCTCGACGGCGTCGTGGCCGTCGGCGGCCTCACGCTCGGCGCCGACCCCATCGCCAACGCCGTCATGCACGAGTCGGTGCACGCCGGAACCCCGCTCGACGCGTTCGTCGTGCGCAAAGAGCCCAAGGACCACGGCCGCGGTCGCCAGATCGAGGGCGCCGATGTCGAGGGCAAGCGCGTCGTCGTCGTCGAAGACACCTCGACCACCGGCCAGTCCGCCCTCAAGGCCGTCGAGGCGCTGCGCCGCGCGGGTGCCGAGGTCGTCGCCGTCGCCGTCATCGTCGACCGCAAGACCGGAGCGCAGGCAGCGATCGAGGCCGAGGGTCTGCAGTGGCTGGGATCCATCGACCTCGATGACCTGGGCCTCGCCCCGCAGTAA
- a CDS encoding response regulator gives MSEVRVLLVDDHAMMRAGFRTILSLEPDIEVVGEAASGLEALAAAARLRPDVICMDVQMPGMDGLEATRQLTADPASDAAVLIVTTFDRDDYLFSALAAGASGFLLKNAGPEELVSAVRIVGAGDALLAPEVTRRVIERFASQGAEVPASTSSETIEPLRLTEPLTERESEVLRLVAEALSNAEIAARLFIGEATVKTHVSNLLQKLGARDRVQAVVLAHRHGLA, from the coding sequence ATGTCTGAGGTGCGCGTGCTGCTGGTCGACGACCACGCCATGATGCGCGCCGGCTTCCGCACGATCCTGTCGCTCGAGCCCGACATCGAGGTCGTGGGCGAGGCGGCATCCGGGCTCGAGGCACTCGCGGCGGCGGCGCGCCTGCGGCCCGACGTGATCTGCATGGATGTGCAGATGCCCGGCATGGACGGCCTCGAAGCCACTCGCCAGCTGACCGCCGACCCCGCCTCCGACGCGGCGGTGCTCATCGTCACGACCTTCGATCGCGACGACTACCTCTTCTCGGCCTTGGCCGCCGGGGCCAGCGGGTTCCTGCTCAAGAACGCGGGCCCGGAAGAGCTCGTCTCGGCGGTGCGCATCGTCGGGGCCGGAGACGCGCTGCTCGCACCCGAGGTTACGCGCCGGGTCATCGAGCGCTTCGCCTCGCAGGGTGCCGAGGTGCCGGCATCCACTTCCTCCGAGACGATCGAGCCGCTGCGTCTGACCGAGCCTCTCACCGAGCGCGAGAGCGAAGTGCTGCGGCTGGTGGCCGAGGCGCTCAGCAACGCCGAGATCGCCGCACGCCTGTTCATCGGCGAGGCGACGGTCAAGACGCACGTGTCGAACCTGCTGCAGAAGCTCGGCGCGCGCGACCGCGTGCAGGCCGTGGTGCTGGCCCACCGGCACGGTCTGGCCTGA